Proteins encoded by one window of Vespula pensylvanica isolate Volc-1 chromosome 6, ASM1446617v1, whole genome shotgun sequence:
- the LOC122630286 gene encoding COMM domain-containing protein 10-like isoform X2, with amino-acid sequence MESWVTITPCLQQGLKIANRIDNGKFRLLVNRICQNLQSTSNVKPFNEEEEEKLLVSLELNKEELTFLLDAVTLIYKQAAFNIVKSAEFESTLKDTCKLDEDKTLIFVNSWLSYGKGIIECLRKRSIFPTQVKDINWCLNIQSSSSTISKDASPMTLFQLDFTGFDDTWLKEA; translated from the exons ATGGAAAGTTGGGTTACTATAACACCTTg tcTTCAACAAGGTTTGAAAATTgcaaatcgaatcgataatgGTAAATTTCGATTACTTGTTAATCGCATATGTCAAAATTTGCAATCTACTAGTAATGTAAAACCAttcaatgaagaagaagaagagaaactttTAGTATCTTTAGAATTGAATAAAGAGGAATTAACTTTTTTGTTAGATGCAGTAACACTTATTTACAAACAAGCTGCGTTTAATATAGTGAAGTCAGCAGAATTCGAATCTACTTTAAAAGATACTTGTAAATTAGACGAAGATAAAACGTTAATTTTCGTTAATTCATGGTTAAGTTATGGTAAAGGAATTATCGAATGTCTCAGAAAAAGATCTATATTTCCTACACAG gtaaaagatattaattggTGTTTAAATATACAATCATCATCTTCAACAATTTCCAAAGATGCTAGTCCTATGACATTATTTCAGTTAGACTTTACAG GATTCGATGATACCTGGCTCAAGGAGGCTTAA
- the LOC122629807 gene encoding probable methylthioribulose-1-phosphate dehydratase isoform X1 translates to MTSNDEKLSKEHPRNLIPELCQQFYHLGWVTGTGGGISIKHEDKIYIAPSGVQKERINADDIFVQDINGKDLELPPAEKKLKKSQCTPLFMCAYLRRNANAVIHTHSKVALMVTLLWPGKEFRVTHLEMIKGIRNQKLGRAYRYDEELVVPIIENTPFEEDLREELDKAIIEYPETCAVLVRRHGVYVWGDTWQQAKTMTECYDYLFDVAIQMKQCGLNPMATPAEYELHYQTNELKI, encoded by the exons ATGACTTCCAATGATGAGAAATTGTCAAAG GAGCATCCTCGAAATCTTATACCTGAATTATGTCAgcaattttatcatttaggATGGGTTACTGGTACCGGTGGGGGTATATCCATCAAGCACGA AGACAAAATCTATATAGCTCCATCAGGTGtacaaaaagaacgaataaatgcAGATGATATATTTGTTCAAGATATAAATGGAAAAGATTTAGAACTACCTCCAGctgagaaaaaattgaaaaaatcacAATGTACTCCACTATTTATGTGTGCATATCTTAGAAGAAATGCTAATGCAGTCATTCATACTCATTCTAAAGTCGCTTTGATGGTTACTTTATTGTGGCCTGGAAAAGAATTTCGAGTCACTCATCTTGAAATGATTAAAG GTATAAGAAATCAAAAGCTAGGAAGAGCTTATCGTTATGACGAAGAGTTAGTGGTAcctataatagaaaatacacCTTTTGAAGAAGATTTAAGAGAAGAATTAGATAAAGCAATCATTGAATATCCAGAAACTTGTGCAGTTTTAGTACGTAGACATGGTGTTTATGTTTGGGGTGATACTTGGCAACAAGCTAAAACAAT GACTGAAtgttatgattatttatttgatgttGCCATACAAATGAAACAGTGTGGTCTAAATCCCATGGCAACTCCAGCAGAGTATGAACTTCATTATCAAactaatgaattaaaaatataa
- the LOC122630286 gene encoding COMM domain-containing protein 10-like isoform X1: protein MESWVTITPCLQQGLKIANRIDNGKFRLLVNRICQNLQSTSNVKPFNEEEEEKLLVSLELNKEELTFLLDAVTLIYKQAAFNIVKSAEFESTLKDTCKLDEDKTLIFVNSWLSYGKGIIECLRKRSIFPTQVKDINWCLNIQSSSSTISKDASPMTLFQLDFTGEKDSKLTIEFDKKSLTDLYMNLEKIQNQLDALK from the exons ATGGAAAGTTGGGTTACTATAACACCTTg tcTTCAACAAGGTTTGAAAATTgcaaatcgaatcgataatgGTAAATTTCGATTACTTGTTAATCGCATATGTCAAAATTTGCAATCTACTAGTAATGTAAAACCAttcaatgaagaagaagaagagaaactttTAGTATCTTTAGAATTGAATAAAGAGGAATTAACTTTTTTGTTAGATGCAGTAACACTTATTTACAAACAAGCTGCGTTTAATATAGTGAAGTCAGCAGAATTCGAATCTACTTTAAAAGATACTTGTAAATTAGACGAAGATAAAACGTTAATTTTCGTTAATTCATGGTTAAGTTATGGTAAAGGAATTATCGAATGTCTCAGAAAAAGATCTATATTTCCTACACAG gtaaaagatattaattggTGTTTAAATATACAATCATCATCTTCAACAATTTCCAAAGATGCTAGTCCTATGACATTATTTCAGTTAGACTTTACAGGTGAGAAAGACTCAAAATTAACTATtgaatttgataaaaagtCTCTCActgatttatatatgaatttagaaaaaatacaaaaccaACTCGATGCATTAAAATAG
- the LOC122629807 gene encoding methylthioribulose-1-phosphate dehydratase isoform X2, translating into MEHPRNLIPELCQQFYHLGWVTGTGGGISIKHEDKIYIAPSGVQKERINADDIFVQDINGKDLELPPAEKKLKKSQCTPLFMCAYLRRNANAVIHTHSKVALMVTLLWPGKEFRVTHLEMIKGIRNQKLGRAYRYDEELVVPIIENTPFEEDLREELDKAIIEYPETCAVLVRRHGVYVWGDTWQQAKTMTECYDYLFDVAIQMKQCGLNPMATPAEYELHYQTNELKI; encoded by the exons Atg GAGCATCCTCGAAATCTTATACCTGAATTATGTCAgcaattttatcatttaggATGGGTTACTGGTACCGGTGGGGGTATATCCATCAAGCACGA AGACAAAATCTATATAGCTCCATCAGGTGtacaaaaagaacgaataaatgcAGATGATATATTTGTTCAAGATATAAATGGAAAAGATTTAGAACTACCTCCAGctgagaaaaaattgaaaaaatcacAATGTACTCCACTATTTATGTGTGCATATCTTAGAAGAAATGCTAATGCAGTCATTCATACTCATTCTAAAGTCGCTTTGATGGTTACTTTATTGTGGCCTGGAAAAGAATTTCGAGTCACTCATCTTGAAATGATTAAAG GTATAAGAAATCAAAAGCTAGGAAGAGCTTATCGTTATGACGAAGAGTTAGTGGTAcctataatagaaaatacacCTTTTGAAGAAGATTTAAGAGAAGAATTAGATAAAGCAATCATTGAATATCCAGAAACTTGTGCAGTTTTAGTACGTAGACATGGTGTTTATGTTTGGGGTGATACTTGGCAACAAGCTAAAACAAT GACTGAAtgttatgattatttatttgatgttGCCATACAAATGAAACAGTGTGGTCTAAATCCCATGGCAACTCCAGCAGAGTATGAACTTCATTATCAAactaatgaattaaaaatataa